From one Thermococcus sp. LS1 genomic stretch:
- the purB gene encoding adenylosuccinate lyase: protein MAVHPIDYRYGSEEMRRIWDEENKLQKLLDVEAALARAHAKLGNIPEESARVISERANTERVKLERVKEIENEIHHDIMAVVKALSEVCGEHGKYVHLGATSNDIIDTANALLIKESIAIIEKDLRELRSILKKLAEEHKYTVCIGRTHGQHAVPTTYGMKFALWLDEIQRHIDRIEELKERVLVGQISGAVGTMASFGDKGLEIQRLVMEDLGLRPARISSQIIQRDVYAELMMVLALIASTLDKIALEIRNLQRTEILEVSEPFGKKQVGSSTMPHKRNPIRSEKVSGLARVLYSNVIPALLNNPLWHERDLTNSSVERVILPESFVLLDEMLKSMKKVLSGLEFFPENIKRNLYMTHNLIMAEPLMLKLTERGMGRQEAHELVRGLAMRAFYEKRDLMEIAKESEEVRKFLSEEDFESLTPENYIGLAPQIVDNVIAYIEEKERKEGL from the coding sequence ATGGCCGTTCATCCGATTGATTATCGCTACGGTAGCGAGGAGATGCGGAGAATTTGGGACGAGGAAAACAAGCTCCAGAAGCTCCTCGACGTTGAGGCTGCCTTGGCTAGGGCTCACGCCAAGCTTGGCAACATCCCCGAAGAGAGCGCCCGCGTTATTTCCGAGAGGGCTAACACTGAGCGGGTCAAGCTTGAGCGCGTCAAGGAGATAGAGAACGAGATACACCATGACATAATGGCCGTCGTTAAAGCCCTAAGTGAGGTCTGCGGCGAGCACGGCAAGTACGTTCATCTAGGTGCGACCTCAAACGATATCATCGACACCGCTAACGCTCTTCTCATCAAGGAGTCCATTGCGATAATCGAGAAGGATCTTAGGGAGCTCCGCTCAATCCTCAAGAAGCTCGCGGAGGAGCACAAGTACACGGTCTGCATCGGGAGAACCCACGGACAACATGCTGTTCCTACTACATACGGCATGAAGTTTGCCCTCTGGCTCGATGAGATACAGAGACACATAGACAGGATAGAGGAGCTGAAGGAAAGGGTTTTAGTTGGTCAGATAAGCGGTGCAGTTGGAACGATGGCGTCTTTCGGCGATAAGGGTCTCGAAATTCAGCGTCTCGTCATGGAGGATCTCGGTCTCAGGCCTGCCAGAATAAGCAGCCAGATAATCCAGCGCGACGTTTACGCGGAACTAATGATGGTTCTCGCGCTTATAGCTTCCACCCTCGACAAGATAGCCCTTGAAATCAGAAACCTTCAGAGAACTGAAATCCTCGAGGTGAGCGAGCCCTTCGGAAAGAAGCAGGTGGGCTCCTCGACAATGCCCCACAAGAGGAACCCCATACGGAGCGAGAAGGTGAGTGGCTTGGCGAGGGTTCTCTACTCCAACGTCATTCCTGCACTGCTCAACAACCCCCTATGGCACGAGAGGGATCTGACGAACTCCTCTGTCGAGCGCGTTATCCTTCCTGAGAGCTTTGTTCTACTTGACGAGATGCTCAAGAGCATGAAGAAGGTTCTCTCGGGGCTGGAGTTCTTCCCGGAGAACATTAAGAGGAACCTCTACATGACTCACAACCTCATAATGGCCGAGCCGCTTATGCTCAAGCTTACTGAGAGGGGCATGGGAAGGCAGGAGGCGCATGAATTGGTGAGAGGACTGGCAATGAGGGCGTTCTACGAGAAGAGGGACCTCATGGAGATCGCAAAGGAGAGTGAAGAGGTCAGAAAGTTCCTCAGTGAGGAAGACTTTGAGAGCCTAACGCCGGAGAACTACATTGGTCTCGCGCCGCAGATAGTTGATAACGTAATTGCCTATATAGAGGAGAAAGAGCGAAAAGAAGGGCTGTGA